ttttctgctgcgttacccaaCAAAGAGCCTCAcggagccggccgcgggaggccCGCGCCAAGACTCCCATGAAGCGGGTACTCTAGCATCCTTTATAGGAGTAATGTCTCAGCACCATATAACCCACGCAACAGTCCAGGAGCCTTTCATACTTCACCACAAATAACTGCATTTGACCCTTCCGAGCTATAGATACTGCATTTTTCAAAGGCTTGTGAACATCGATCTTGATACTTCATTGTCATAAAGTCATAGATGGAGCTTCTGTTGCTACATATTCACCAACCTTGGATGCTAGCGACTTCACCAAACCCCCATAACCGTTTGGAAGGTCGTGTATCTCGAGCCACATGCAGCACATATGAAGATTAATTGGTAATGTCTTAGTGAATCCATCATATGGTGCAATTAATACACTCTTGCCCTAGAAAACCCATGGTCATCCCTCCACCACCTTCTACCAGTCGCCTAGGCATGAGAACTGGAACACAAACACGTTGTCCTCATTCACCCTGATCCATACTTCTTCCCAATATCCCATGTGGATATCATATTTTTGAAGAATCATTACTGATAAAAATCATGTTCCATATGGACTTGGGAGATCGCCATCCAACTTGTATCCTTGGCCAGCAGTAGATCCTCCTCCTCAAACACCACATCGTCTAGATCTTCCTCACGAAGTCCCAATCTATCCATACTATCTAGATCCTCCTGCCCCACAGTCCCTGAAGCAAATGCTTTATCCTTAGATGTAGTTACTAAACTCTAAAAACTGATGTATACTAGTATGGCGGAGAAAACGAAACATCAATACATAACCCCACCACCATCGAGTCAAGGCCAATCGGTGGTGCAAGGCCATCCCTTGATTAGCCTAAGCTCTCCAATGGTGAGGACATGATTGTGATGGAAGGCGAAAACTCAATGCCGACATAAGGTCAGCAATAGGAGAGGAATCCTTAACTAGAGGGGAAAACTAAGTAGCTTTTTTTAGAAGAAAAACTTGGTAGCTTCTTTTAGTTGAAAAAAAACTTAGTAGCTTTTTTTAGCAATACAGAGTAGCTTTGTAAATTGTTGGAGCTTCTCTTTATTGGGCCTTGTATTGTGGAGCCCAGCTTTATGCGGCTTAAGGAAGGCTAAGCACCCGGACGTGAGGCCGGGATAACGGGCGAATCCCAAGAACCAGTTGGCAAATGGGCGCCTAAAGGGCGCGGTAATCCATCATATGGTGCAATCAATACACTCTTGCCCTACAAAACCCATGGTCATCCCTCCACCACCTTCTACCAGTCACCTAGGCATGAGAACTGGAACACAAACACGTTGTCCTCATTCACCCTGATCCATACTTCTTCCCAATGTCCCATGTTGATATCATATTTTTGAAGAATCATTACTAATAAAAATCATGTTCCATATGGACTTGGGAGATCGCCATACGCCATCCACCTTGTATCCTTGGCCGACGGCGGATCCTCCTCAAACACCACATCGTCTAGATCTTCCTCACGAAGTCCTAATCATCCATACTATCTAGATCCTCCTGCCCCACAGTCCCTGAAGCAAATGCTTTATCCTTAGATGTAGTTACTAAACTCTAAAAACTAACGTATACTAGTAAGGTGGAGAAAATGAAACATGAATACATAACCACACCACCATCGAGTCAAGGCCGAGCAGTGGTGCAAGGCCACCCCTTGATTAGCCCAAGCTCTCCAATGGTGAGGACCGCATTGTGATGGAAGGCGAAAAATCAATGGCGGCATAAGGTCGGCAATAGGAAAGAACCCTTAACTAGAGGGGAAAACTAAGTAGCTTTTGTTTTAGAAGGAAAACATGGTAGCTTTTTTTAGTTGAAAAAACACTGAGTAGCTTTTTCTTAGCAATAAAAACTGAGTAGCTTTATAATCTATTGGAGCTTCTCTTTGTTGGGCCTTGTATTGTGGAGCTCAGCTTTATGCGGCTTAAGGAAGGCTAAGCATCCGGACGTGAGGCCATGATAACGGGCAAATCCTCCTTTTTGCTTTCCTCCTGAAGGGCACAGTTAGTTGGGCTCAGCCCATTTTGCTTTCCTCCTTTTTGTGTGAAAAAAAGACCGTGCCGTGAAGGAGTCGAACCTGTCACCTCCTCTCCGAAGGTTGGTTGGTGTAACTACCCCGCCAACCAACGCGGCCGTGCTAACATTTAAACCTATTCGTCTTTTATTCgatcctttttcctttttttcttttttcctttttgttttttcctcttttttcttcttatttttcctTGCCCGGTGAATTGTCCACAAATACGTGAACTTTTTTCTTCAAATTGAtaaaaaaaaattccaaaatgcattaattatttttgaatttcgatgaacttttttcaaatataATGAACCTTTTTCAAATAGGATGatctttttttttcaattttgatgatcttttttcaaaattgataatatttttttttcaaaatcgatgaacagTTTTTCAAACAGAtatttttttttttcaaaatcgatgaactttttttgtcaaattcgatgaactttttccaaaaaaTCAATGAACCTTTTTAAAGATATGAACTTTTCTTTCAAACAGATGAACTTTTTTCTTTAAATCTGTAAACCTTTTTTGATTTCACATTTTTAATTCAGAAAAGGTAGAAAAACTGGGTGGTTTTTTCCTACCAgatcaacaacaacaaaaacgaaAAAAAGAAACTAGGCTGCAAGCGAGCGGCCGATCCTGCTAAGCGAGCGATCGAAATCACCAGTATCAACCGTTTTCGTTTTCCCGAGCGCGAGCAGTAGCGATCGAATCTCAGCGCGCTCGTGGGCCGGCCCATGCCAGCGGCAGTGCGAGCGCCAGCTCGTTAACGGGTGCCTGCAGCTATCTCGAGGAATACTCGTTGTAAAGATCACTCCAACTCCTCTAGTTGCGACAAGTGACATCCATGCAGAACGTCACTTGTCGTAATTGGGGAGTTTTCATTATTTTTGTAGATCcatttattcaaaacgttttatctttTAAATcatgcgtccaaatctcgaaccacTTTTGCCGTTGGATTCCTTGCGtcaagatcttcaaaactagatcccatgttgatagattttgacgaactttttttcagaaaaaaaatcagacgaaaaaaccaaaccgggagcACGGGTTTTTTCTCTTTTCGAAAGAGGCATgcccgtgcctctcacgaaatcacaaccgtgcctctcgcggaagcaaaaacGTAACTTTTGcggaaggaaaaaagaaaaaaacgcatttttttcgttttcgaggaggcacggccgtgactctcgctaaagcacaaccgtgcctctcacagaagcaaaactgtgactctcgcgaaaggaaagaaaacagaaaacatgttttttaacgttttcgagaggcacggccgtgactctcgccaaaacacaactgtgcctctcgcggaggcaaaccatgactctcgcgaaagaaaaaaaaacagaaaacacgtttaTTTTCGTTTTTGAGAGGCATGGCCGTGATTCTCGCTAAAGCACATCCGTGCGTCTCGCGAAAGCAAAATCATGACTCTtgcgaaaggaaaaaaacaggaaacacttttttttcatttccaagaggcacggccgtgactctcgcgaaagcacaaccgtgtctcttatggaagcaaaaccgtgactcttgTGAAAGAAAAAATacagaaaacatgttttttttcgtttccgagaggcatggccgtgactctcgctaaagcacaaccgtacctctcgcggaagcaaaaccgtgactctcgcgaaaagaaaaaaaaaacagaaagcatatttttttccgtttccgagaggcacggccgtgactctcgcgaaagcacacccGTGCGTCTCGTGGAAACAAaatcgtgactctcgcgaaaggaaaaataaataaaaaaacacgtttttttttctgtttccgagaggcacggccgtgacttgCGGAAGTAAAACTGtgcttctcgcggaagcaaaaccgtgactctcgcgaaaggaaaaatgcgttttttcgcagaaaacattttttttcgaaaagctaaggaagaccggtgaAAAACCAGAACGtcgaaaaccaaaaaaaaaaccgtttaaaaagccgaaaacgtgcggaaaaaaataaaatccaaaaaaagcGTCCAAAGCGCGACAAGTGACGCTGGTCGTTGCGAGGCTGAcaaaggagcgctcgttaactagttgctctaagtttcaaaaaaaaactagTTGCTCTAAAAAAAGAGCTCCTGGGGATAACCCACCCGGTTCGACTCGATTCGCTACACTCCGTCATGGAATCCGGCGGCGCCGCCCGCGTACGGCGGCAGCTCCAAGCCGTGGGACGTGTCGCGGCGTACCTCGGCGGCGGCTTGCTCCTCCTCTCCACAGCATCCACCGCCGCCGTCCGCTCCCTCCGCTTCCTCTCCGATACCAACCAGgtaacgcccccccccccccccccccccccccccccccccccaagtcccCAAACCCCAATCCATCCAAAGTCCAGAGCACAAATCCTTCGCTGCTACCATGCCTTTGCTCTGACTCCGATATCATCCAATCTGCACTGTTACCAGAGAAAATTCGCGATGCAGTGTGGTGCCTGCGAGGGGAAGGGAACCTACGGTTGCAGGCTCTGCAGGGGTAGCGCCACGGTCGAATGGTCTCCGCTCTACGACCCGGTGTTCGTTAACCCATGTCTCTGCCCTACTTGTGATGCTACCAGGTTGGCCTTCTTTTACGTAGCTTGCTTCTTCCTGGTTGCTGCTGGATGCTACTAGTATTAGTTTTGCCATGGACGTTCCTTCCTTGATTTCTTCACATTTTCAGGGTACAGCGCTGCTTGAATTGCTTGGGCAAAGGCTATGCATGAAGGAACAATTTGTATCAAACGCCACTTTTTATGAGTGGACTGTTTGCATCATCAGTTTCTTTTGTTACCTGTTTGAAGCTTAGGTGTGTATTCTTAGAAGTGGGTGTTAGTGTTGGCAGGGGAGGCATTGTATTTTGCTCATGGAATGTAATTGATTGATGACCAAACTGTCCTGTTTGTGTTGAGAAACCAGAGAATAATTTATGtttcagtacaaaatgaactagTATCAAGGAGCGAATTAAAATGGAAAAGTGACTTCTTTTAATTAAACTCTGTTTTGAGTTAGAAGTTGTAGAATTGATCTCAGTTCATTGAGTTTTCAGATAATGAGACTTTGATATAATAATGTCTGACTGGTTTTATTTTGTTCAGTATGAACTTAAACCATAACCTGATTGTATATGCATTATTTTGGGAGTAATTTGCATCCCAACAAAGAAAAATACTGCACTCCAACTTTGATGGTTAGTTTGGAAATTAACTCGCTGCTAGTATTATTTTGGGATCCATGGTCCACACATGGTGGCTGTGTTGACAAGGGGCCATTCTGTCATCTGAAATTTTGAATCATTCCTTCATCTAGTTGATGGCATTTAATCACACTACACGATGGGTAGCAATTTCTTTTAACATGTATGTAGTGACGCTATTTGGTCCTAAGTCAACGGGGATCATTTCTTGGCCAAACTTTTTATACAAATACAATACTTGATCATATTTGATTAAAAAATGTTTTTTCTTACTTTTTATGCAATTACTAAATTATTTTGCACATATAGTGCGTGCTGGCATCCGAGAGCTGGCCATTTCTCTTTCTCGTTCTTAGAAAATTCAGAACGTAAATGTGGTGAAGAGGTTTGGTGAACGTCTGAATGTTTGTTTCACGAGTCTGAAATATAAATGCTGACATGAGGAAGGAAAATTAACTACGCCCCAGTTGCTCAGCTATGTGAATCCTTGAGGACCCTGTCTCTAAAATATGAATGCTGACATGATGAAGGAAAATTAAGCACCCCCAGTTGCTCAGCTACCACGGATACTTtgggcatctccaacggcaacccataaatttagggcatctccaatggtAACCCGTAAATTTCCTCCCGCATCTGTGTTCACGGACTGGTCtacttagagcatctctagcagaccacGCATAAGTGGTCTGGCCCGAACAAACCCCTTAAAATCGTCCGACCCTTAAAACTTTTTAAGGGGCCCTGTAAATGCGAAGACGAAACCCTTATATCTGCAGTTTTAGAGGCAATTTTATCAGGGCCATGCATACCGGTCAATGTTGGCGGTTGAGGAATATCTGCTCCCGCCAACACCATGAAGCTCGCCCGGCCGCCGCGCCCGTCCACCGCCCGTCTGCTCGTCCGCCGCGCCCGTCCGCTTGGCCGCCTGTCCGCCCGTCCGCTCGGCCGCCTGTCCGCCCGGCCGCCGGCCGCCCGACGCGCCCGTCCGCGCTAGCTAGCTATAAATTGATGTGagcaagctagctagctagccCAGGCCGCGTCTCTCGCTGGCGACGGAGGAGCTAGCTAGCTCGCCCCTGATGGATTCGAGCTGAGTTAGCTAGCTAGCTCGCTCCTGGATGGATTCGAGctgagctagctagctagctctcgATCGATTCGAGCCCCGACGGAGGCGATTGGCCGTTTCGTATTTGGTCGTCTGTGGCTTTGTTTTTGACCACTTCGCGTACTATCTATCAGTTTCGCGGGAGCAAAGCTAACTGACCATGGACATGgacgagaagaagaagaagacgtgGGGAAAGAATATACGCGAATATTCTGTTTTACAGTTTAAGTTTGAGGGGTCTGTTCTGCCGCAGCTAAAACCAATCCGTAAAAGAGCATATTCCGCGAATATCCTTTTATACAGGTCCGTTTTGCGGGGTCTGCCTCTGCGGCCGTCCGTACCGACCTGCAAAACCGTTTTTCCGCaaactgcaaacgcgttttgcgggtcggcgggatgcggggtctgctagagatgctcttagggCATCTCTAACGGCAACCCGCAAATTTTCTCCCGCATCTGTCCGCGAAAAGGAGGGACTAGTCCGTGGACACGGATGCGGGAGGGCgtcatccaaccgtagccgcatacATTTCAAACTTCATTttaactaaccggacgaaattcatgcaaagcGGTCGATATTCATCAAAATTCGGATAGAAAATAACACAAACCATCCATACATAGCATGCAAATTACAACAATGTCTCTAATTCGACTAGATTCCGGATGTCCAACAATTTTTTCATGAACGGATCATGTCGTTCCACACAAACTCCCCCCTTCTGCTTCATCCAACGGTGTGTGCACGTAAATGGTCGTCCCTCCGTACTGTGGTACACCACGGCGGCGCGTTCGGGGTACATATAATGTGGACCAATATTGAGTGAATGAATCAATCAAAAAGTTAAGCAAGATGACGTAAAACTTATGATCTCGTCCATGTTCGCGTGCAATGGCCACCTTGTCTCGAGCTGACTAATCAAGTTGCAAAACTTGATGACGTTGATCTAGATAGCGTGTCAGCGATACGACAACGATCTCACATTGCGTGGTTGAATGATGTACATGTTGTAGGGTGCAATGTGCTTTCGTGCGTGAAACTTTTCATGCACTTGCTCCTAGAAGGGCTCCCCTCTACTCCTGCCTATGAAACCCGCGGATACGGCCAGCCATGCATCGCACAACAACTCATCCTCTATGGTCGAGTAGCTCACCATCCTTCGTACTCTAAAAAGAATTTAAAAATAAGCTCAACGGAATTTGACCGAACACCTGTCGGGCGTGGTATCCGCAATGGTCGTCGACAGGGGGCGGAGTGTACCTGGGTACAAACGGCTCCAAGGTGGAAAGCTCCGTTGGAACGACCAGCGGTCGCGTCGGTGCTAGTTGCGGACGTCTGGCAATGCCTCTATGGTCGCCGGAGACGAACAACAACGACGGTGGAGGTAGAGGGTGCGGATGCAAAGCAAGGAGGAGAAGGGGCGGAGTGGAAGGAAATGGGACGGGAGAGGGGGATTGGTAGGGTTGGGGTGTCGGAGTCCTACATTTCGGgtgtccggactcccgcaaaccTCCCCCCCACTTTTTCTCCGATTTGCTGGAGAAATAGCATCCGGACCGCCCCGCGGACCGACACAGGTCAGCGTTGGAAGGCTTCCGCAGTCTGAGCAGCGCGATCCAGACGGTTGTGGGAGGTTTGCAAGTCCGCGTTGGAGATTCCCTTACACGATGTCTGATTTGAAGCTTATTTGCCTTCGAGCCTGGCATGTAGTAGCATCCAATATTTTCTTCCGACCAAGGGTGGATTTCTATCCACTCAAAATAAAACATCAAGTGTATACAAACATAATAAACACACACCTGCCTCGCGTTGACATTGACATTTATTTTGATGTCCCAACCACCGAAGCCACTTCATTGAGATTTCAGATGAACCTGCCCGTACAATTAGACTTCATGGGATCAATCATTGATGACTACTACTGTTGCAACAAGAACGATTTTGATAAGAACCTTCACCAACGTTGGACTGAGTCACTGTCCAGGGCATGAATCAACTACACATGCAGGGGCGCATATGCATGCTATGACATATGGATGCAGATCCTCAACACCCAAGAGGGTCTGCTACAAGCAAAGGATAAGAAAGTGATGAAGGCCATTGCAGCGAGCATCAAGAAGGCTGAGATGGAACAACTCAAACTGAAGGAGGGGGAGCATTGAAGAAAACTAGATTGTTCAGTTTATGTATTATGTCATCATGACCTAATCCGCGGgtgcggccgtgatttgcttctccgtTGCCAGATGCTCCTGAGCTCCTCgctatactgcgtgcaaaatggctgtgggcggcgcttatttggagGACGGGGCAGTGATTTGGGCAGAAGGTGTCGCGCCGTCGGTTGGGGCAGGTGGGATGGACAAGGAGGATGGGATGGGgatcgggtgtggattacctatATCGACGAGGCCGCACAGTAAGAAGatgggtcgccggcgaggaggcggtgctgcaagttagcagtgaaggtttgaacttggaaaggaaggaggaACAATGGAAATGTGGCTTCTGATCGGGGGGAGGGTGCGGGGAGCTAGATATTTTCACGGTTGCCGAAATTTTTCGCTCGGTGCCACGAGAAACTGGCCCGAAGTGTGGTTGAAGTGCGGGTCGTGGATTGTAGATGACGAAGCTTCCGGCGTAAGCCATACGAGAGGGTACGCCAAGATTTTTTATATCGCATCGCACACGATTCTCGCTAGTAACCTGTTTGTGGTGTACATGATTTTTTTCATTTTGATTTGAAAGATAAAATGAAGTTATGAAGGGAAAGGACGGTGTTTGAATTACTAGAAcatttatctgcagtgaacatgcaactatatgagtgtcgtgttaaaatttgaaattattcagggttcgtttggcctttttaatacattaattgaatttctaggcatttaatgtgcataattcgaatttgaactacaagcacatgctccagtgcaccgaaatgagttgaaaaatcatatatgtgtccttgggtgaatgtttaggtcacatgcaaaaatgggaatgaatttcaaacacctcggcatcgtggctcggcgggaaacattgagatacttgtttttcaaattcctgtaaatccaaaaatcgcCTAAAAATCacggaacttggcacggtatcatgaAATGGCActaacatgccgtggtaaaaaattgtccgatttgggacaagttttggtgtaagcttcttacAAAACGGAGCTGCTctcaagaagcctcatggttctgaGAGGGGACGTGTCACCTctatgtgcgaaacgacatagaccgcctcttcccgccttgatttttttacagaggcaacatagaccAATAGGAGTATCGTGCTAATTTTAGGAATTAATCCAGATTCATCTagcttttttatacattaactgggttttgtaggcatttaatgtgcataattcaaattttaactacatgcacatgctccagtgcaccaaagctggttgaaaaatcatatgtgtgtccttgagtgaaatttgaggtcccatgcaagaaatgggaaaacatctgggtgtcgtggctcggccggaaacattgagaaacttggtttttaaattcctgtaaatccaaaactcgtctgaaaattatgaaacttggcatggtctcatgacat
The Aegilops tauschii subsp. strangulata cultivar AL8/78 chromosome 3, Aet v6.0, whole genome shotgun sequence genome window above contains:
- the LOC109742846 gene encoding uncharacterized protein, with the translated sequence MESGGAARVRRQLQAVGRVAAYLGGGLLLLSTASTAAVRSLRFLSDTNQRKFAMQCGACEGKGTYGCRLCRGSATVEWSPLYDPVFVNPCLCPTCDATRVQRCLNCLGKGYA